A window of Feifania hominis genomic DNA:
GAGCCCACAACAATGAGAATGGGCGAGACGTCAGTGAAGAGCGTCAGCGCAAAGGCGACGGCGAAGACACAGAATGCAATCAGATCCTTGACGCCGGCTTTCCACATTTTGAGTATGGCGTTGACCACCAGCACGGCGACCGCCACGCGCACGCCGGCAAAGGCGTACTGCACCACGTCGAGATGGATGAAGTTCTGAATGAAAGCCGCGATGACCATGATGATGATCAGCGACGGACACACCACGCCGAGCGCGGCCGAAATGCCGCCGAACACGCCGCCGACCTGGTTGCCGATGAAGACAGAGGTGTTGACCGCGATGACGCCCGGCGCACACTGGCCCAGCGCGTAGTAGTCCATGACCTCCTCCTCAGTCGCCCACTTCTTCTTTTCAATGACCTCTTTTTGCAGCATCGGCATCATCGCGTAGCCGCCGCCAAAGGTCAGAGCGCCGATTCGGTTGAACGTCAAGAATAAGTCCAAATACTTGTTCATTTACCTGAATCCCTCATTTCCTGTCCATTGTGAATTTCGTAACAGTGCACGGGAATCATTTTACCATTCCAGAGGGGGAAAAACAAGCGAAAAGTGCCAAGATTATATTGAAATTGTATCATTGTATTATTTATCGGAAAAAACGGCGTAAAGTTTGGTCATATGGCACAAGGGCCGTATGGCAGCGGCCGCGCTTGATTCCGATGCGTGCCTGCCGCCGCTGCCGGCCGGGCAAAAACAGAGGCCGCCGATTGCTTTGCTGCGGCGGACAGTATGCGACAAGGCGTTTCCCTTTTGCGAAATTTTATGATATGATAATCTTGTATTTTTATCGGCAAAGGAAGTAGAAGCATGGCGACGAAAAAGACCACAACCAAAAAGAGCCCGGCGGGATCGGGCCGCACAAAGACCTCAGCCAGGGGGACTTCTTCGCGCGCACGCACAACGACCCGCACCAAAGAGAAGCCCATCTCGGTCGCGCGCCAGGTCTGGGCGCTGGTCATCATTGCGCTTGCCATTTTCATCGGGGTGAGTCTCTTTTTCGATGTGACGGGCGTCTTCGGCCGGTTCCTCAAGGAGACGCTGCTGGGCCTGTTCGGCGCGGCGGGCTATCTCGCGCCGGTCATCATGATCTACTGCGCCATTGTCAGCGGCGTCTGGGGCAACAAAAAGGGTTCGACGCTCAAGATTGTCGTCGCCTGCTGCCTGGTTGTGGTGGTGTCCGTCGCGGTGCATCTGTTCATCAAAACCGAGATGCCGACCGAGAACATTGTCAAAAGCCTCTTCATCGGCGGCCAGACTGCGAAGACCGGCGGCGTGGTCGGAGGTCTTCTCTACAGCGGCCTTGTCAAGATCTTCGGCGACATCGGCATCGGGTTGATTCTCATTCTGCTCGGGGTGATCGCCTTTGTGGTGCTCTCGGGCGTCACGTTTGAGGAGATTCTCCGCGCCGTCTTCCCGAAAGAGGTCGACACGGACTATGAGGACCCCGAGGCCGACGCCCCCTTTGTGGAGGCACCGGTCAAAGAGCCGGAGCCGGCGCCCGACCGCACCAGCAGCTTTGCCGGCGCGCTCTTCGGCCGCCGCCGGCCGCCGCAGGTGCCGCCCGAGCTCAAAAAGGAATTTGACATCGACGTCAAACTTGATGAAAACGGCGTGCCCGTCAGCACACCGGCGCCTGCCGCCGAACCTGCGCCCGCGGCGCCCGTGTCCCATTTCAGCCCCGACATCGACAGTCTCTTCAATAAAAATAAGGACCTCTTTGCGGACAAGCCCGCCGAACCCGCGCCCGCGGCGCTCGAGCGGGAGGAGCCCCTGCCCGTGCCCGAGCAC
This region includes:
- a CDS encoding chromate transporter, which translates into the protein MNKYLDLFLTFNRIGALTFGGGYAMMPMLQKEVIEKKKWATEEEVMDYYALGQCAPGVIAVNTSVFIGNQVGGVFGGISAALGVVCPSLIIIMVIAAFIQNFIHLDVVQYAFAGVRVAVAVLVVNAILKMWKAGVKDLIAFCVFAVAFALTLFTDVSPILIVVGSIVIGIVVKGIASGRKAGGSK